From the Cryptomeria japonica chromosome 2, Sugi_1.0, whole genome shotgun sequence genome, one window contains:
- the LOC131873628 gene encoding protein DETOXIFICATION 16-like: MERGDSIRGHGHENDVLEPLIAKEEAVVFRDEQNEWKCSKALVWEEVKKQCWIAGPMVSVNLLQYSLRMISVMLVGHLGELALSSASIATSFANVSGFTLLMGMGSALETLCGQAYGAKQYHLLGIHLQRAIFVLFCVSIPVAVVWTYMGNILTACGQDPLISFEAGEFARWMIPSLFAYAVLLPLIRYLQTQSIVFPMMLCSAITLCFHVPICWALVFKTGLGNKGAALANSISNWVNVALVLLYVKISPECKRTWTSFTREALHDIKDFLKLAIPSSLMICLEYWSFEMLILLSGRLPNPKLETSVLSICLNTIALAYMVPSGFAAAASTRVSNELGSGRSQAARLVVYVVFFMTIMEALIVGSLLFSIRNVWGYAYSNEKKVIDYVASMIPLLAAGSILDAIQGTLSGIARGCGWQKIGAYANLGAYYLVAIPIAVILAFVLHVGGKGLWLGITCGLFVQTVLLFLITLCTDWEQQARNARERVFTSVLPEVTDRNNKG; this comes from the exons ATGGAGAGAGGTGATTCAATTCGTGGCCATGGGCATGAGAATGATGTGCTGGAGCCACTTATAGCCAAGGAGGAAGCAGTTGTATTTAGAGATGAGCAGAATGAATGGAAGTGCAGTAAAGCTCTAGTATGGGAAGAAGTAAAGAAACAATGCTGGATAGCAGGGCCTATGGTGTCAGTGAATTTGTTACAGTACAGCTTGCGGATGATATCTGTTATGCTGGTGGGGCATTTAGGGGAGCTTGCTCTCTCTAGTGCATCTATTGCTACTTCCTTTGCAAATGTCTCTGGTTTCACTCTACTG ATGGGAATGGGAAGTGCTTTAGAAACACTATGTGGACAGGCCTATGGGGCAAAGCAATACCATCTGCTTGGGATTCATCTGCAGAGAGcaatttttgttcttttttgtGTAAGCATACCGGTGGCTGTGGTGTGGACATATATGGGCAACATTCTAACTGCATGTGGGCAGGACCCTTTAATATCTTTTGAAGCAGGGGAATTTGCCAGATGGATGATTCCTAGTCTGTTTGCTTATGCAGTTCTTCTACCCCTTATAAGATATCTCCAGACACAAAGCATTGTCTTTCCCATGATGCTATGCTCCGCAATTACTTTGTGTTTCCATGTTCCCATCTGCTGGGCTCTGGTATTTAAAACTGGTTTAGGTAATAAAGGAGCTGCCTTGGCAAACAGCATTTCCAACTGGGTCAATGTGGCACTTGTTTTACTATATGTTAAAATTTCACCTGAATGCAAGAGGACATGGACGTCCTTTACAAGGGAGGCTTTGCATGATATTAAAGATTTTCTCAAGCTTGCAATTCCATCTTCACTGATGATCTG CTTGGAGTATTGGTCATTTGAAATGCTTATTCTTTTGTCAGGCCGGCTGCCCAATCCAAAACTTGAGACATCAGTTCTTTCAATCTG CCTTAACACTATTGCCCTAGCCTATATGGTTCCCTCTGGTTTTGCTGCTGCTGCAAG TACACGAGTTTCAAATGAATTGGGATCTGGACGCTCACAAGCTGCCCGTTTGGTAGTGTATGTAGTGTTCTTTATGACAATCATGGAGGCACTCATCGTAGGATCTCTTTTATTCTCTATACGAAATGTATGGGGCTATGCTTACAGCAATGAAAAGAAGGTCATTGATTATGTTGCAAGCATGATACCTCTACTGGCAGCTGGCTCAATTTTGGATGCAATTCAAGGCACTCTTTCAG GCATTGCTAGAGGATGTGGGTGGCAAAAAATTGGCGCTTATGCTAATCTTGGAGCATACTATCTGGTTGCCATTCCTATAGCTGTCATTTTGGCCTTTGTACTGCATGTTGGTGGCAAG GGACTCTGGCTTGGAATTACCTGTGGCCTTTTTGTACAAACAGTTTTACTGTTCCTGATAACTTTATGTACAGACTGGGAACAACAA GCAAGAAATGCAAGAGAAAGAGTATTTACATCAGTATTACCCGAGGTTACTGATAGAAACAATAAAG GATGA